In the Alteromonas sp. M12 genome, one interval contains:
- the folP gene encoding dihydropteroate synthase: MQFKDKHIDLTIPRVMGILNVTPDSFSDGGKYVGLDNALTQAEIMISAGADFIDVGGESTRPGAQDVGVQQELDRTIPVIEAIHANFDVVVSIDTSKPQVMKHAVDAGAGLINDIRALSEEGAIKAAAKTGAAICLMHMQGQPKNMQQAPTYDDVVNDVIAFLQSKIEQCLRAGIPKSLLMIDPGFGFGKTLPHNYQILDRLEEMKELDLPMLIGVSRKSMIGNLLDREVDERLAGSIAAATIALTKGASILRVHDVKQTVDAVKVVLALSAYKD, encoded by the coding sequence ATGCAGTTTAAAGATAAACACATTGATTTAACTATTCCTCGAGTGATGGGGATTTTGAACGTTACTCCAGATTCATTTTCCGATGGCGGTAAATATGTGGGTCTTGACAATGCGCTAACTCAAGCAGAAATAATGATCTCAGCAGGCGCTGATTTTATAGATGTTGGAGGAGAATCGACTCGACCCGGTGCTCAAGATGTCGGTGTTCAACAAGAACTTGATCGAACCATTCCAGTGATTGAGGCTATCCATGCTAATTTTGATGTCGTAGTTTCGATTGACACCAGTAAACCTCAAGTTATGAAGCATGCCGTTGATGCTGGGGCAGGGCTGATCAACGATATCCGCGCATTATCCGAAGAAGGGGCAATAAAAGCCGCCGCTAAAACGGGTGCCGCAATCTGTTTAATGCATATGCAAGGCCAACCTAAAAATATGCAACAGGCACCAACTTATGATGATGTGGTTAACGACGTTATAGCATTTTTACAATCAAAAATTGAACAGTGCTTGCGAGCAGGAATCCCCAAATCGTTATTAATGATTGATCCTGGATTTGGTTTTGGTAAAACATTACCGCATAATTATCAAATACTTGATAGACTTGAAGAAATGAAAGAATTGGATTTACCAATGTTGATTGGCGTTTCACGTAAGTCGATGATTGGAAATCTATTAGATAGAGAAGTTGACGAAAGATTAGCTGGCAGTATAGCAGCTGCGACAATAGCGTTAACTAAAGGTGCATCGATTTTGCGAGTGCACGATGTCAAACAAACAGTTGATGCTGTAAAAGTAGTATTAGCGTTGAGTGCGTATAAGGATTAA
- the tpiA gene encoding triose-phosphate isomerase: MVAGNWKMNGSIELAKQMMDTLNGASLQEVDVLVCPPFPFLSAFEHFDGTIGGQNLSEFNSGAHTGEVSGSMLKSLNCDFVLVGHSERRTDNGESDALVAKKVSVALEHGLTPVLCVGEPEAVRESGEFFNHIQGQIDAVIDVIGIANFDNIVVAYEPVWAIGTGKTASPLQAQEVHAFIREYLSKLDTSVAGGLRILYGGSVKAANANELFSQPDVDGGLIGGASLEPQEFLNICLAAKG; encoded by the coding sequence ATGGTTGCAGGCAACTGGAAAATGAATGGCAGTATCGAACTTGCCAAGCAGATGATGGACACTCTTAATGGTGCCAGTTTGCAGGAAGTCGATGTTTTGGTTTGTCCTCCGTTTCCGTTTCTAAGCGCTTTTGAACACTTTGACGGAACAATTGGTGGACAGAATCTAAGCGAATTTAATTCTGGCGCGCACACTGGTGAAGTGTCAGGTTCAATGCTTAAATCGCTAAATTGTGACTTTGTGCTGGTCGGTCATTCTGAACGAAGAACTGATAATGGTGAAAGTGATGCCCTAGTTGCGAAAAAAGTGAGTGTGGCTTTAGAACATGGTTTAACTCCAGTATTGTGTGTAGGTGAACCAGAAGCTGTGCGTGAAAGTGGTGAGTTTTTTAATCATATTCAAGGGCAGATAGATGCTGTAATTGATGTGATTGGAATTGCTAACTTTGACAATATTGTTGTTGCTTATGAACCGGTTTGGGCGATAGGCACTGGTAAAACTGCAAGCCCTTTACAAGCTCAAGAAGTGCACGCATTTATTCGTGAGTATTTGAGTAAGCTAGACACTAGTGTTGCCGGTGGTTTGCGTATTTTGTATGGTGGCAGTGTTAAAGCGGCCAATGCCAATGAATTGTTTTCACAACCCGATGTTGATGGCGGGTTGATAGGTGGGGCCAGTTTGGAACCACAGGAATTTTTAAATATTTGCTTAGCGGCAAAAGGTTAG
- a CDS encoding aminotransferase class I/II-fold pyridoxal phosphate-dependent enzyme — protein MKLESIALHEGYKSEETTKAAAVPIYQTTSYTFDDTQHGADLFDLKVAGNIYTRIMNPTTDVLEKRVAAMEGGIAAVCVSSGMAAITYAIQCICEAGDNIVSTSQLYGGTYNLFAHALPRQGIETRMVSYDDFDNFEKSIDDKTKAIFCESIGNPAGNVVDIKRLAEIADKHGVPLIVDNTVATPYLCRPFELGAHIVVHSLTKYIGGHGTSVGGVIVDSGKFDWVKNKQRFAILNEPDPSYHGVVYTEALGPAAYIGRCRVGPLRNTGAAISPLNSFQILQGLETLGLRMDRHCENAEKLAAYLLKHDKVEWVNYAALPDSPYHENCKNITSGKASGVLSFGITGGLEAGTKFIDALNMILRLVNIGDAKSLACHPASTTHRQLNEEELAAAGVSTDLVRISVGIEHIDDIIADVSQALDKV, from the coding sequence ATGAAATTAGAGTCAATAGCATTACATGAAGGGTATAAATCAGAAGAAACCACTAAAGCCGCTGCGGTTCCAATATATCAGACCACCTCTTATACGTTTGATGATACACAACATGGCGCAGATTTATTTGACCTTAAAGTTGCAGGAAATATCTACACACGAATAATGAATCCAACAACTGACGTCCTTGAGAAGCGCGTCGCAGCAATGGAAGGTGGTATTGCTGCGGTCTGTGTATCTTCAGGTATGGCAGCCATTACCTACGCGATTCAATGCATCTGTGAAGCCGGCGACAACATTGTAAGCACAAGTCAATTGTATGGCGGTACTTATAATCTATTTGCCCACGCTTTGCCTCGTCAAGGTATCGAAACTCGCATGGTTTCATATGATGATTTTGATAACTTTGAAAAATCCATTGATGATAAAACTAAAGCGATTTTTTGTGAATCCATCGGCAACCCAGCAGGTAACGTGGTTGATATTAAACGCTTGGCAGAGATTGCCGACAAGCATGGTGTACCATTAATTGTTGATAATACAGTTGCCACCCCCTATTTATGCAGACCCTTTGAATTAGGCGCTCATATTGTTGTGCATTCACTCACCAAATACATTGGTGGACACGGAACGTCAGTAGGCGGAGTTATCGTTGATTCCGGTAAATTTGATTGGGTTAAAAACAAACAGCGTTTTGCAATCCTAAATGAACCTGATCCATCTTATCACGGTGTGGTGTATACCGAAGCCCTAGGTCCGGCAGCATACATAGGTCGTTGCCGTGTGGGTCCACTTAGAAATACCGGTGCAGCAATATCTCCTTTAAATTCATTTCAAATACTACAAGGATTAGAAACCCTTGGTTTACGGATGGATCGCCATTGTGAAAATGCAGAAAAGTTAGCGGCTTATTTACTCAAACACGATAAAGTCGAATGGGTGAACTATGCAGCCCTACCTGATAGTCCTTACCATGAGAACTGTAAAAATATCACTTCAGGCAAAGCATCTGGCGTCTTGAGTTTTGGCATCACTGGCGGCCTTGAAGCAGGCACCAAATTTATCGATGCATTAAACATGATCCTACGCCTAGTGAATATTGGAGATGCAAAATCATTGGCTTGCCACCCAGCATCAACGACCCATCGCCAGCTAAACGAAGAAGAACTGGCTGCTGCGGGCGTTAGCACTGATTTAGTCAGAATTTCGGTGGGTATTGAGCACATCGATGACATCATTGCCGATGTTAGCCAAGCTCTAGATAAAGTATAG
- the glmM gene encoding phosphoglucosamine mutase yields MGSRKYFGTDGIRGKVGESVINPEFVMKLGWAAGKVLAGQGTNKVLIGKDTRISGYMLESCLEAGLSAAGINIGLLGPMPTPAIAYLTKTFRSEAGIVISASHNPFYDNGIKFFSANGYKLDDEIELAIEKEMEKPMVCVASDKLGKAYRIEDAAGRYIEFCKGNFPSDLNLKSLKIVVDCAHGATYHIAPNVLEELGAEVIEIGTTPDGLNINKGVGATSMKAIQESVLEHNADLGFALDGDGDRIMMVDHKGNIIDGDQLIYIIARDSLKSGRLNGGVVGTLMSNLGLEIALNKLGVAFVRSNVGDRYVMELLQERGWAIGGENSGHVLNLNVTSTGDGILAGLQVITAMLRSQMSLHELCSGMDMYPQTLVNVRFEEGENPLENAKVKEAVIEAETNLGKTGRVLLRKSGTEPLIRVMVEAEKQEDSTNWAEFIADAVRKLTK; encoded by the coding sequence ATGGGCTCAAGAAAATATTTTGGTACAGATGGTATTCGCGGCAAAGTTGGCGAAAGTGTGATCAATCCTGAGTTTGTAATGAAGCTAGGTTGGGCGGCTGGAAAGGTGCTAGCAGGCCAAGGTACAAACAAAGTACTGATCGGTAAAGATACACGGATATCTGGATATATGCTTGAGTCTTGTTTGGAAGCTGGTTTATCCGCTGCGGGCATTAATATTGGGCTACTCGGTCCGATGCCAACTCCAGCTATAGCCTACTTAACCAAAACTTTTCGTTCTGAAGCGGGAATTGTAATCAGTGCTTCTCACAACCCATTTTACGATAACGGAATAAAATTTTTTTCCGCTAATGGTTATAAATTAGATGACGAAATAGAACTAGCTATTGAAAAGGAAATGGAAAAACCTATGGTATGCGTTGCCTCTGATAAATTAGGTAAGGCTTATCGGATCGAAGATGCTGCAGGTCGATACATCGAGTTTTGTAAAGGTAACTTCCCCTCTGATCTGAATCTCAAAAGTTTAAAAATAGTGGTCGATTGCGCCCATGGTGCGACCTACCATATAGCTCCGAATGTACTGGAGGAGCTAGGCGCTGAAGTTATTGAAATTGGTACTACTCCCGATGGTTTAAACATCAATAAAGGGGTGGGAGCAACCTCAATGAAAGCGATTCAGGAAAGCGTGTTAGAACACAACGCAGATTTAGGTTTTGCCTTAGATGGTGATGGTGACCGCATTATGATGGTGGATCACAAAGGTAACATTATTGACGGCGACCAACTCATTTATATCATTGCCCGAGATTCATTAAAATCGGGACGTTTGAATGGAGGAGTGGTTGGCACGTTAATGAGTAATTTAGGGTTAGAGATTGCCTTAAACAAACTAGGTGTAGCTTTTGTAAGAAGTAATGTCGGTGATCGCTACGTAATGGAATTGTTGCAAGAACGTGGTTGGGCAATTGGTGGTGAGAACTCAGGGCATGTACTCAATTTAAATGTTACTTCTACAGGTGACGGAATATTAGCCGGTTTGCAAGTTATTACTGCAATGTTGCGTTCTCAAATGAGTCTCCATGAATTATGCTCAGGTATGGATATGTACCCTCAAACATTGGTGAATGTTAGATTTGAGGAAGGCGAGAATCCGTTAGAAAACGCTAAAGTTAAAGAAGCTGTAATCGAAGCTGAAACAAATTTGGGTAAAACCGGCCGAGTGTTGTTAAGAAAAAGTGGTACTGAACCACTTATTCGCGTAATGGTAGAGGCCGAAAAACAAGAAGATTCGACTAATTGGGCTGAATTTATTGCAGATGCAGTGCGTAAATTAACCAAATAG
- the secG gene encoding preprotein translocase subunit SecG, translated as MTYFYEILIVVYLVVALMLIGMVLIQQGKGADMGASFGGGGSNTVFGSTGSGNFMTRTTAILATLFFVISLILGNQTADKSQSVDEFENLGVIEQPVDSDIPNQENNKESNEIPN; from the coding sequence ATGACGTATTTTTACGAAATTTTGATAGTTGTTTACTTAGTAGTTGCTTTGATGTTGATAGGTATGGTCCTAATACAACAAGGTAAAGGTGCAGATATGGGCGCATCTTTTGGTGGCGGTGGTTCAAATACCGTCTTTGGCTCTACTGGCTCTGGTAATTTTATGACTAGAACTACAGCGATTCTAGCCACTTTGTTTTTCGTGATTAGTCTGATTTTAGGAAATCAAACTGCTGATAAAAGCCAATCTGTTGATGAATTTGAGAACCTAGGGGTAATTGAACAGCCAGTAGATTCTGATATTCCAAATCAAGAAAATAATAAAGAATCAAACGAGATCCCTAACTAA